The Lutibacter profundi region ATTTTTAATGTGTTTGTCATCATATATTTTCATAATATAATTGTTTTTGTGAAAAGTTGTATAAAGTTACAAACTTTTTAATACAAAAATATGACTAATGTTAGTGTTTTTTTGAAAGGGGATATTTTAGTAGTTGTATTGAATTTTCTTATGGTAGATTATATAAAAATAACAACTCATCATTATAAAGTCACAATTCAGTTAATTAAAATTGTGGTTTGTACATTTTTAAAAGACTTTTGAAATGTAAAACAAAAATAATATTAATTAAAAATAAGTAATATGCAACATTTAATTTTAACACTCGTATTAGTCTTTTCATCAATTGGGATGTCATTTGCTCAAGAAAATGATACAAACAAAAAAGGTACAATAGTTACTGCATTTGTGGTAAATGCTTTGAATGATAAAGGAACCATCAAATTTGCTTTTTATACCAAGGAAAATTTTAGAATGAAGCCTCTATTTGCAAAATCGGCAAATATTGAAAATGGAAAAAGCACTGTAACTTTTAACAATGTTCTAAAGGGAGAATATGCAATTATTTGTTATCATGATGAAAATGATAATGGCAGAATGGATTTTCTTGAAAATGGGATGCCTCAAGAGAGTTATGGAACTTCAAACAACCCAATGAATTTTGGCCCTCCAAATTTTGAAAGCTCTAAATTTGAAGTGGCTAATGAAAATTTATTTTTAGAAATTAAGTTTTAAATTGCAATTAATAAAAAGTAAGCCATTATAAAATGAAAACAGACATTAAATATTTATTAAAAATTTCACTAATAATTGCAATCGCAATATTTGTAATAGAACGATTGTTTTTTACAGGAGGTTTTAATCAGCCAATAAATGAGTTGGTTAAAATATTTGGTATTCATTTTATGTATGCTTTTGTTTTAACAGTAATTAATATTTATTTCTTTTCCTTTATTGGGAAAAAAATTTCTTGGAAAGAGAATGCAACTAAGAGATTAATTATTGGAGCTTTAGGTTCTGTAATTTTAACTATGATTGCACTTGTTTTATTAAGATTTGTAACAATAGTTATTGTTTTAGGAAATCCAATTGAGCAATTTTTAACAGACAAATATGCAAGCAGTTATTACACTTTTGGACTAGTTATTACATTGTTTGTATCACTAATTTTTCACGCTATATTTTTTTACAAAGCATTAACAGAAAAAAAAGTTGCTGAACAGCAAATAGTGGCAAAAACAGAAACTGCTAAATATGAATCTTTAAAAAGTCAGATAGATCCACATTTTTTGTTTAACAGTTTAAATGTTTTAACATCATTAATAAGTGAAAATCCAAAACAAGCAGAAAAGTTTACTACCAAACTATCAAAAGTGTATAGGTATGTTTTAGAACAAAAAAATAAAGACTTAATTGAATTGGATGAAGAGCTACATTTTGCAAAAACATATATGGAATTGTTAAAAA contains the following coding sequences:
- a CDS encoding DUF2141 domain-containing protein; the protein is MQHLILTLVLVFSSIGMSFAQENDTNKKGTIVTAFVVNALNDKGTIKFAFYTKENFRMKPLFAKSANIENGKSTVTFNNVLKGEYAIICYHDENDNGRMDFLENGMPQESYGTSNNPMNFGPPNFESSKFEVANENLFLEIKF
- a CDS encoding 2TM domain-containing protein — protein: MKTDIKYLLKISLIIAIAIFVIERLFFTGGFNQPINELVKIFGIHFMYAFVLTVINIYFFSFIGKKISWKENATKRLIIGALGSVILTMIALVLLRFVTIVIVLGNPIEQFLTDKYASSYYTFGLVITLFVSLIFHAIFFYKALTEKKVAEQQIVAKTETAKYESLKSQIDPHFLFNSLNVLTSLISENPKQAEKFTTKLSKVYRYVLEQKNKDLIELDEELHFAKTYMELLKMRFENAVTFEIPEKASNSEFKILPLSLQLLLENTIKHNVVSEENPLKVTIKEENGYLVVSNNFSPKTILEKGTKVGLKNIIDRYNLITLKKVVVEKTTNQFIVKLPLLTQKIKNMRTSEHIESKKYMRAVERVEEIKGFYSSLIAYCIVIPFLIFINIKYSPAFYWFWFPMVGWGIGLLFQGFKAFSYNPFLGKDWEDRKIQEYMNEDKKQYWE